The following coding sequences lie in one Rhinolophus ferrumequinum isolate MPI-CBG mRhiFer1 chromosome 16, mRhiFer1_v1.p, whole genome shotgun sequence genomic window:
- the PRXL2A gene encoding peroxiredoxin-like 2A isoform X1, which produces MSFLQDPSFFSMGMWSIGAGALGAAALALLLANTDVFLSKPQQATLEYLEEIDLKTLEKEPRTFKAKELWEKNGAVIMAVRRPGCFLCREEAADLSSLKPKLDELGVPLYAVVKEQIKTEVKDFQPYFKGEIFLDEKKKFYGPQRRKMMFMGFVRLGVWNNFFRARNGGFSGNLEGEGFILGGVFVMGSGKQGILLEHREKEFGDKVNPVSVLEAARKIKPQTSASEKK; this is translated from the exons ATGTCTTTCCTCCAGGATCCCAGTTTCTTCTCCATGGGAATGTGGTCGATTGGTGCGGGGGCCCTGGGGGCTGCTGCCCTGGCACTTCTCCTGGCCAACACAGATGTATTTCTGTCCAAGCCCCAGCAAGCAACCCTGGAGTATCTGGAGGAAATAGACCTGAAAACACTGGAGAAGG AACCAAGAACTTTCAAAGCAAAGGAGCTCTGGGAAAAGAATGGCGCTGTGATCATGGCGGTGCGGAGGCCGGGCTGCTTTCTCTGTCGAGAG GAGGCTGCAGACCTGTCCTCCCTGAAGCCCAAGTTGGACGAACTGGGTGTCCCCCTCTATGCAGTGGTGAAGGAACAGATCAAGACTGAAGTGAAGGACTTCCAGCCCTATTTCAAAGGAGAAATCTTCCTGGATGAAAAG AAAAAATTCTACGGTCCCCAAAGGAGGAAGATGATGTTTATGGGATTTGTCCGGCTGGGTGTCTGGAACAACTTCTTCCGGGCCCGAAACGGAGGCTTCTCTGGAAACCTGGAAGGCGAAGGCTTTATCCTCGGGGGAGTTTTTGTCATGGGATCAGGAAAGCAG gGAATTCTTCTTGAGCACCGAGAAAAAGAATTTGGAGATAAGGTAAACCCAGTTTCTGTTCTGGAAGCTGCTAGGAAGATCAAACCACAGACTTCAGCCTCAGAGAAAAAATGA
- the PRXL2A gene encoding peroxiredoxin-like 2A isoform X2: MGMWSIGAGALGAAALALLLANTDVFLSKPQQATLEYLEEIDLKTLEKEPRTFKAKELWEKNGAVIMAVRRPGCFLCREEAADLSSLKPKLDELGVPLYAVVKEQIKTEVKDFQPYFKGEIFLDEKKKFYGPQRRKMMFMGFVRLGVWNNFFRARNGGFSGNLEGEGFILGGVFVMGSGKQGILLEHREKEFGDKVNPVSVLEAARKIKPQTSASEKK; encoded by the exons ATGGGAATGTGGTCGATTGGTGCGGGGGCCCTGGGGGCTGCTGCCCTGGCACTTCTCCTGGCCAACACAGATGTATTTCTGTCCAAGCCCCAGCAAGCAACCCTGGAGTATCTGGAGGAAATAGACCTGAAAACACTGGAGAAGG AACCAAGAACTTTCAAAGCAAAGGAGCTCTGGGAAAAGAATGGCGCTGTGATCATGGCGGTGCGGAGGCCGGGCTGCTTTCTCTGTCGAGAG GAGGCTGCAGACCTGTCCTCCCTGAAGCCCAAGTTGGACGAACTGGGTGTCCCCCTCTATGCAGTGGTGAAGGAACAGATCAAGACTGAAGTGAAGGACTTCCAGCCCTATTTCAAAGGAGAAATCTTCCTGGATGAAAAG AAAAAATTCTACGGTCCCCAAAGGAGGAAGATGATGTTTATGGGATTTGTCCGGCTGGGTGTCTGGAACAACTTCTTCCGGGCCCGAAACGGAGGCTTCTCTGGAAACCTGGAAGGCGAAGGCTTTATCCTCGGGGGAGTTTTTGTCATGGGATCAGGAAAGCAG gGAATTCTTCTTGAGCACCGAGAAAAAGAATTTGGAGATAAGGTAAACCCAGTTTCTGTTCTGGAAGCTGCTAGGAAGATCAAACCACAGACTTCAGCCTCAGAGAAAAAATGA